One part of the Chryseobacterium mulctrae genome encodes these proteins:
- a CDS encoding DUF488 domain-containing protein: MKIKLKRIYEAYSPTDGYRVLVDRLWPRGISRENAHIEEWNKELAPSSELRKWFHHDPKLWKSFSEKYEIELKEKDAGKEFLDRNKKQDLITLVYGAKDEQHCHPLILKKYLENLILGDKIS, from the coding sequence ATGAAAATAAAACTTAAAAGAATCTATGAAGCTTATTCTCCCACAGATGGATACCGCGTATTAGTTGATAGGTTATGGCCTCGAGGAATTTCTAGAGAAAATGCCCATATAGAAGAATGGAATAAAGAGCTTGCTCCTTCTTCTGAACTTCGAAAGTGGTTTCATCACGATCCAAAACTTTGGAAGAGCTTTTCAGAAAAATACGAAATCGAGCTCAAAGAAAAAGATGCTGGAAAAGAATTTCTAGATCGAAATAAAAAACAAGATCTCATCACATTGGTCTATGGTGCAAAAGATGAACAACATTGTCATCCATTGATACTAAAAAAATATTTAGAAAATTTGATTTTAGGTGATAAAATATCATAA
- a CDS encoding helix-turn-helix transcriptional regulator — protein MNSSLFKYKGIHPGIIIERELKKRSLKKRPFALAIDEYPQIINDITKGKRNIPVALALKIEKKLQLEEGTIVFLQSYYDIEKEKSRVQPSPDLSILRKSLFWDTDINKINWQKHYKAVINRIFERGNEAEKEEIERFYGKRKTEIAFSTEKTKPMQLHQNSNI, from the coding sequence ATGAACTCATCTTTATTCAAATATAAGGGTATCCATCCGGGAATTATTATTGAGCGGGAGCTAAAAAAGCGTTCGCTCAAAAAACGTCCTTTTGCTTTGGCCATTGATGAATATCCACAAATCATCAATGACATTACAAAAGGAAAGAGAAATATTCCGGTAGCCTTGGCTTTGAAAATCGAAAAGAAGCTGCAGCTGGAAGAGGGAACGATTGTCTTTTTGCAAAGCTATTACGACATCGAAAAAGAGAAAAGCAGGGTTCAACCCTCTCCTGATCTTTCCATTCTGAGAAAATCTTTATTTTGGGATACAGACATTAACAAGATTAATTGGCAAAAACATTATAAAGCTGTTATTAATCGAATTTTTGAGCGTGGAAATGAAGCGGAAAAAGAAGAAATCGAACGTTTTTACGGAAAAAGAAAAACAGAGATTGCCTTTAGTACCGAAAAAACAAAACCAATGCAGTTGCATCAAAATAGCAATATTTGA
- a CDS encoding nucleotidyl transferase AbiEii/AbiGii toxin family protein, which produces MLYYNTVNEILKNSLHTLMSATVFDDFRLVGGTALSLQLGHRISVDIDLFSDVPYGSIDFAGIDKFLQNYFPYIDHSSDLNPAMGKSYLVGTDVRNTIKLDVYYTDPFIQQPKIEDNIRLATIQEIIAMKVDVVQRTGRKKDF; this is translated from the coding sequence ATGTTATACTACAATACCGTAAATGAGATCTTAAAAAACAGTTTGCATACTTTGATGTCTGCAACAGTTTTTGATGATTTCCGGCTGGTTGGTGGAACCGCTTTAAGTCTTCAGCTCGGGCATCGGATTTCTGTAGATATAGACCTTTTCAGTGATGTTCCTTACGGAAGTATTGATTTTGCGGGCATTGACAAATTTCTTCAAAATTATTTCCCATATATAGACCATTCTTCTGATTTAAATCCGGCAATGGGAAAATCATATTTAGTCGGGACAGACGTTAGGAATACAATAAAATTAGATGTTTATTACACCGATCCCTTTATTCAGCAACCAAAAATCGAGGATAATATTCGATTGGCAACAATACAGGAGATCATTGCAATGAAAGTAGATGTTGTGCAAAGGACCGGAAGAAAAAAGGATTTTTAG